The DNA region GCGTtcgtagttttcttttttattttttcaatacatACAGTTAAAGCAGATGAAAatagtcttgttattattattattattattattattattattattattattattattatcattattactagctaagctccatccctagttggaaaaacaggatgctataagcccaagggcaccaacaggaaaaataacagtgaggacaggaaataaggaaacataaaatagtgtgcttgagtatatcctcaagcaagacaactttaacccaagacatggTACAGATGCCATGGCACTGCCCGAGACTAGGGAACAATTtcttgattttgaaatgtcctaaaagagctgcttatcatggctATCCTCTACCTTCACCAAATggagagtagtcactgaacaatcacAGAGCAATAGTACATCCGaggagcgaagaataattgtttggcaatctcattgttgtcagatgtatcaggaaagagaagaatgaggaaagaataggacagactactcggtgtatgcgtaggctaaagaaaaatgacccgtaaccagagagaagaatccaatgtagtactatctagccagtcaaaggaccaataactctctagcagtggtaCCTGACGAAGTTATGGATGCTATttaataaattatttgaaaaagaaaaaataaaaaagttaaaagcaTTTCATAAGAAGAAGTTTTACAGGAAATGTATATAAGCCTTGGTATCGGGCGTGATTTGTGGTTAAAAACCACAGGGCCTtgggggaaaaaaaatatttttcaaaactggTGCCATTTGAAAGAAGTTTCGTAAAAGAAGATCAATTATCATCTTGTAGGGAAAACATATAGTTGAAATCATACAAATATTAGAACGGAGaggtaaaacaattttttttttttttttttttttttttgagaaactaagAAGTTTTTGACATCCTAGAAGTTCTGTTTCAccaaaagaggaatagaaacatttaaaaaaatatatctaatcttCGAAATTCTCCAATCAGTACTATCATAGTTCCCATATACGAAACGTTTCCAAAAATAACTGGTTTTGGTACCATGGTATGTCTATGAATACATACGCAAGAACGTGCGTATACataacgtataatatatatatatatatatatatatatatatatatatatatatatatatatatatatacacaataacaagGTTACCCGGCGTTGCTCgggtatatttgcccttggattttgaatgtgggcataaattcccccccccccacacacacacactattcacAAATTTTGCTGcaaatgaagtcatctggaaagtagtatgttttttaaaaatgttttgaatggtgggatgttccattgagaagttttttcagatattcaggaggtttaactaacaaaggcagtctaattttctctccactgcaacacaatccaggagattcattcttccatttctgaacATCACAGTGACATTAGGCTAATTTGCACTATGACTTATGTTTCATAGgagtatcttggattataagtgaaggcaccaagacgccattATATAGCATTAAAAGGACGTATTCTTGCTTCTGCATccatgactctatcaatatggcaactattATCAGCTACTttcgatgtttcttggtttcgatggacaatcattctttgcTGGTTATCATGAATTCGAGtatttctttgatttcttgattcctgatttttttatagctgctattctttgttgattatttttcaatgcgagaatttctttggtcttcatcttgtgcttcacgtctagtgtccattctgtttgcattagtgttccttcttaaattcgtcTGCTCTTCGTCTAGCAGACATCGatcttgcattggtgttccttcataaattcctctgctcttcatatttggcttcatgtctagctgccattctgcttgtattagtgtcccTTCTCAAACTCATCTGCACTTCatcttctgcctcacatctagccACCATTCCGCTTGCACTAGTTTTCCTTCTTAAATCCGTCTGCTTTTCTTTTTCTGCTTTATGGCtggctgccattctacttgcacgagtttttctttgttcttcaatcCGTGTCTCACGTCTAGCTGTCATTCTTCCAACCATGTAtggatggccatgactagtacagctttgctgatcatggcgatacacaaacccttttaccacattaaggtattcccattcagaaaggatatatatatatatatatatatatatatatatatatatatatatatatatatatatatatatatatatatatatatatatatatatatatggtgtgtgcatGCGATACCTACTTCAAGCGGGAAGGACTTTTGGGCAATAGCCCGGGATCGAGGTCGTTCGCATTAAGAGCTCAAGGGAAAACAATACACTAATGAGTACCACATCTGTGGTTTAATTATTAGTTCGTAGATCAAAACTTCCGCAAAATTAGCGATTTCATACACTTTACAATAGCCTAATCAGCAGTGCATTAGAACCACTCACACGCACCATGCTTTTTttccacttgatttttttttatttctctttggtCGCATGTTTTCTATCTTCCTGGGTATCAAGAATTTTTCCTTCACACCATCTGCCCTGCCCTTTTTAATGTGTTCTTCTTCTACTACCTAAGAATTCAGAATTAAGCGTTTTTTAAAGGAGACGACCAAATCTGgaaaattaatatgtatattttaaaaacatatatattttaacgtACAGAAAGAAATCTATAAGTTTGCTTACACTATAGAATTTAAAGTCTACAATATAAAACTATTTgcaatgtaaatatttttcttacagTGCTGATGAGAAAAGCTGACCCCAATGGCTCTTCTAAGGAATGGATGGTCTTTAAACTTAACCGGAACAGTAATGATAGTACTTTTATGCTCTTCGTATATCATATGCTCTCGCCAAATCGGATTATCAAGTAAGTAAACGTTGCTGTGCAAAGTGAACCTCTTCACAGCACATTGTGTTCATGATTATATTATATGTACCTAaagacaagatctctctctctctctctctctctctctctctctctctctctctctctctctctctctctcaagttcatgACTTTAAATCCATTAAGTTCTGCTAAAATGATATTGGCAGTTCGTAGActgtacaattttttttcctttcaatactTGCATTTTTtactaacaattaaaatatcttatcaattagatatattttcagtAGACTTCATTAAAACTTGTGTTAAAATCTTATATCAATTCTCATTATTTGAAATTCCAGGTAAAAGTGACACTTTATGGGAGTCTCGATTTGCGACAGCAGCTGTGCTGCAAGAGTCCTGGATCCCGGGATGTTCTCTTGCTTACGTCACGGACGGAGCGACGCCTTCCGAGTCCCTGCACTGGGTAAGGATTAACATATTTTAAATAGCAACTAGTTACTAAATTTGCCACAGGTCTTTGGAGTCTTAAAACTAATAGTTATGTCTGTGTTTTTTCAGATGATTGAAAATGCTGGTATGGAATCCAGTACTTCGGTTTTCGAAATGTCCTTACCGGCTGGAGATGTGACTGCTTTCTTGTCAGCTGATCACTTTAGCTTTATTGATGAGGTAATATTTCATCGATTATACGTGTGAAGACAGGAGGGTGTGGTTCGCAATTACACCTTTACACAGAAACCACaattatctttattcattttcCTTCATACAAAAAATGTGTAGAGGGAATTTATGCATTCACcaaaaatgtacacacacaaacactcacacacacacacacacacacacacacacacacacacacatatatatatatatatatatatatatatatatatatatatatatatatatactttatatatatatatatatatatatatatatatatatatatatgtgtgtgtgtgtgtgtgtgtatgtatatatatatatatatatatatatatataatcagctataactagtccactgcagaataaatgcCTCAGAAATTTCCTTGTaaccccgtctgtttatggtctttctatgccagtctatactcgcaagttttcttatcatatatatataaatgtatatatatatatatatatatatatatatatatatatatataaattatatatatatatatatatatatatatatatacatttatatatataaatatatatatatatatatatatatatatatatatatacatatatacatttatatatataaatatatatatacatatatatatatatatatatatatatatatatatgaatctactaaatttgtggaaatctccactgtgatggaaagatCCATTATCCATAATCTTTAGAGACACGTCGCATATAAGAGAGACCAGTGATCTCACACAACATTTTATAAGTCGTGGTTCTTTGGCTTATTCcgatttctatatggggtcgccgtttccaatgagccttttccatctatttctgttTTGCGCCTCTGCTTCACCAATTCCTTTCTCCCTAAGTCCTCCCCTACAAAGTCCCTCCATCTCTCCTTTTTGATCTTCCCCTTATTCTTCTATGCTATGCCTCTTAACATGATCCTCTTCCCTCCTCAgtatatgtccataccatctccatcttcctTCTTGCACTTGCTTTGATATTTACAAAACCTTTTTGATCCACTGTTGTAATCATTCCTAATTCTATCCTTTTTTGTCACCCTAGACATCCACCTGAGCATTATCATCTCTGATACATCCATCTTTTTCCTTTGGCGCCTACTGTACTCTTAAAGAGGCCAATGATCTCACTGTATGAACCTAACATATACATGTACAGATTTTCTGTGCAGGTTTTgggttacacacacgcacacacacacacacacacacacacacacacacatatatatatatatatatatatatatagatatatatatatatatatatatatatatatatatatatacatatatatatatatttatatatgcagtatatacgatTTAATGAGTTTGTTTCAGTCTGAATGTGCCTCTCCTAATTCCTATTTTAAGGTTAAACCTAGCCTGCTGAACTTCtttcattaaaacaaaaattttcacGGGGATTCTTCAGTTGAGTATTGAAGTTTACACGTTGTCATTTTGTAGGACAAGATTTCGTGATAATGCACGAGAATCAGTGAAATTGGGAGGATAATTACCGTAGAGATTTTAATTTGGCAGTCATCAATTACATTTATAAACCCTGACTCCAGAAAGCATATGTAACCCATACTCTTTTAATTTTGTAGTTTCTTTTTTTCGGAATATTTGTTAtcaaatagaaatataatattacAGGAGTTATGTATAAAAATCCCACATGGATCGTTACGATACATCCATACTGCAACAGTAGTCCTAAACGAACTATCGTTTTCAGCTAATTTTAaggattttaaaaaatgacaacaTAAAAGATAGAACTATAGCATCAAATAATTTCAGGAGACATAGCAAGGAaggaaaaattttcaaaaaataatctAATAATAGAGATGTTTGTATCATTCACCTGCAAAAATTACTTTTAGGTTCGTCGATGGTCGAGATGCATGACGCTGATTGTGGTGAGTGACGACGCAAGCCACTTGGAGTTCATCGTGGAAGGAGCCATTGATAACAACGCCCTGGTCTGGCCCACGAGACTCCTGGTTGTCACACGTGTGACCCTTTCTGACCTCCAGCCTCTCCGCAAATCTCTCTCCAACTCCAATGCCATGGTGGTCCACTTGGCAAAGGATTCACGCAGGTTTGGTAATCAGGATTTATCAATACAAGCAATCCAATTATTTGTCATTTCTTTCGGGGGTTAAAATCTCTCTATTTTGTTAAAATCTTCAtgttgttttaggattgctgtacttcctgtatactgtagatatcttcAGCTGTCctatcataagattcatctattctttgtctttgaagagctttcattactgctgaagttttgacagaatcagattGTTTTATTAGATAATATTTGCCAATGTCTCACATCTAATAAGAACTATATTTCCTTTAAGAAATAGCAAAACCTTTGACAAATTAATTTCGCTTTACAAAATAAAGATCATTGTGTAACTCTACAGATTTATTTCTTAACTCACAGGTGtggtgtgtacatgtatatacccTACAGCCATCGACTCATTCTCTCTGCATCTTGGACAAAGACAACGGATTTGACTGTCTTTAGGGACGAACAAATTTTCCCAGACAAATTTAGAAGGTAATGCCATTCAGTTACATTTCCTAAAGAATTAAAGATGACccgaaaataaaaagtttttttttttttttctgatagttgtAACTTTAGTTATAGATAGTGTTATGATTTTGTGTGACAGATGATTGTAGGAATTATGATTAAATGAATCAAGAAAGAAGTTACAAGCCAAAATATActggaatttttcatttttaacaaCATGAGTAGCACTTGTGCTGAGCAGGAACTTTTGTGAGTAATGTAAGTATACCATGATGTAAAAAAGTGGGCGTGGCCTACTTTGCCTGGAGAGAGTACAGCAGCTCTAGGTATAAACTAAAACACGTATTCTGTGTTATTTCTAGGTATGAAGCTTCTTATAAGATGATTGTTATTAACAAATATTAGTATTCAACCCATATTTAGACTTGCTTTTCTGAGGCTAAGGCTGTGCCTGATCTGTTAAAATGGCAaggaaattttgaaaatgataacttgaaaaaaatattcaattcaaataAGTAGATTGTTCTGCAAATggtgatacagaaaaaaaatattgatatggaGAGTGATGGCCGTATATAAAGCCGTTAAAAATATGTCATAGTTTAGTTGGTTAAAAGCTattctaaaataaaaagaatattcaagaTCAAGTAATCTCAGAGATTTTTCCTTATAAAGTAAAATCATGAAATGTCATATACGTGTATATTGGTTAAGTTTAGTGCATGAACAAGGGTTTTAAATTGAGCATTTCATTTTTCTTTCGAAAGTACTTAAAGTAAATTTACGTATCTTAGCAACTATGAATACCTTTTATTAACACTACTGTGAACCTTTATTCCCTACCATACACAAActaatgttttcaaaatgcaacATTAGTAAATCTTATTGCAAATCATAAATTTCCAAAGAATTTCCAACCCATAAAAACCTTAGAgagatgcagttccagtaggctctgctgcttcctccggttaccTTGgtcaccgcggaggtagcagcagtaggggattcggcatataaaacttcatttgtggtggataatcgGAGATGGTGGGTTTTGGCAGCctagcagtaccaatcaaactcggctggaaggagcgaagagaagaaaattcctcttttgttattttttttttttcttcatgtcggCTATCCCTTTATATTGGGGCAAGTGATATGCCACAAACCAAGGAAAATGTAAATTAGTGTTTTCCAATTAGTTTGAAAAATGTAAACATGTTTTAATGCGAAAAACTAATAGGTTAAGAGACGGAGCCAAGATGACCGTAGCCGGAAACAACTTGCCTCCGCATGTGTCGATTCAGGAAGTGACGGACGAAAGAAGCGAAGAAAAAAAGTTCGTATTTTCTGGACCAGTTCTACAGTTACTCGGAATATTGGCAACGAACATCAATTTCACGTGAGTTAGATTCAGCTTTCATTCAGCTTTGAGGCTAggttttaactactgcactgtaattgttcagtggctacttttcacatggtaagggtagaggagtcTTTTTAGcagatcttctagaaggacactccaaaataaaactatcgTTCtcttcttgagtagtgccatagcctttgcaccatggtctaccaatgtcttggggtagagttctcttgcttgagggtacacttaggcacattattctacctgttccgtatttcctttccttactcggttattttacccgttggagcccttgggcttataacatcctgcttttccaaataaagttatagcttagataataataataataataataataataataataataataataataataataataataataatatacatactgaatctacacattattattattattattattattattattattattattattattattattattattattatcattattattattattattattattattattattattattatttttattattattagctaagctacagccctagttggaaaatcaggattctatgagcccattggctccaacaaagaaaaatagccctgttaggaaagaaaataaggaaataaactacaaaggaagtaatgaacaattaaaataaaatattttaagataagtaacaacattaaaataggtctttcatacataaactataaaaaaagagattttCATCAGCCTGTTCACCATGAGAACATTCATGTCTCTGAGATCTAAGTATTTAACATGTAAAACAGGTATGAATTACGTCAGTCCCCTGATGGTGCCTGGGGCTTCCTCTTCCCTAACGGTACGTGGAACGGAATCATAGGGATGGTTCTTAGGAAGGTGAGACAATCTTACGCGTTATTCAACTGGAATATGAGTTTTCCAACATAAAATAACCCAGTAATGCATCAGTGGCGTAGCCAGAAATTTTTGATTGAGGTTGTCCACCACAACTTTCAAATCTGAGCATTTAGAGATTCGAAAAGGGGACGTGAATTTACAACATTCAAATATAATAAGGGTCAAACTCAATACAAAGAGCTCTAAGTTGTTGCTTGTTTTGAATTGTTAAATAGTGATAGGATTGCCTTAGTTTTCGATTTAATTGTTATTACATatatgtttaatcttgcaaatttctaGCCCAAGAGATGGGTGGGGTGGAGGTCCGACTTGATGACTTAGGCCTGGCTACGCTTCTGTAACTGCATCGAGTGTACTTATGCAAGAATCCTCATGTTTCACTATTGATGACAATATACTCCAATTTTCCACTATTACCATAATATGAAATTTCTAACTCGTAAATAACCATACGCTGCTTTCGTATTTCTCTAGGATATTGATTTTACCTTGGGCCCTTTCGGGATTACGTACATCAGATCGAAAGTCATCGATTACACGAACCCACTGATAGTGGACTACGGACAGATCCTCGGAAGGAGAGGAGACACGGAGGTGGACCCCTGGGGGTTCCTCATGCCCCTGACACCAATGATATGGGCTGCAACGTTTGGGACACTGTTTGTCATCATTGTTTTATCCTTCATTGTTACTCGCGTTGATCAGTATGTGTCTGCTCCACTTTCCAAGGTGCCTCCATATACGTACATCCGCGCATTCCTACAACAAAGTACGATTTCCTTCGCTATTTCAGCTTGGTAGAAATGGAATTGGATTCTTTTAGTCCTATAATATGCAAAATTAAATATCCATTCAATTATATATCATGAACTCAGTTactgaaaacatatttttttttcttcagagtaCGTTGACAAGAACTAAGTTGGATTCTATTAGTCCTGTAAAACGAAATATCCATACAAGTTTATGAACTTAGTTGCTGTAAAcgtgaatattttttaaataaggTATTATATTTTACATTCGAAAATTGTTATTCATTGTAGTATCATTTAGATTCAGGACTGTCAATACCTTCTTGAAGAGTACTTCGAGCCCG from Palaemon carinicauda isolate YSFRI2023 chromosome 35, ASM3689809v2, whole genome shotgun sequence includes:
- the LOC137627185 gene encoding glutamate receptor ionotropic, kainate glr-3-like, translating into MIVLLCSSYIICSRQIGLSSKSDTLWESRFATAAVLQESWIPGCSLAYVTDGATPSESLHWMIENAGMESSTSVFEMSLPAGDVTAFLSADHFSFIDEVRRWSRCMTLIVVSDDASHLEFIVEGAIDNNALVWPTRLLVVTRVTLSDLQPLRKSLSNSNAMVVHLAKDSRRCGVYMYIPYSHRLILSASWTKTTDLTVFRDEQIFPDKFRRLRDGAKMTVAGNNLPPHVSIQEVTDERSEEKKFVFSGPVLQLLGILATNINFTYELRQSPDGAWGFLFPNGTWNGIIGMVLRKDIDFTLGPFGITYIRSKVIDYTNPLIVDYGQILGRRGDTEVDPWGFLMPLTPMIWAATFGTLFVIIVLSFIVTRVDQYVSAPLSKVPPYTYIRAFLQQNIVVPPDSGWEKVMLGSWLLCILVLLECYSTNLITLLAVRHVEEPYQYVKDIMDDPRVKMLWVANTAHAQYLANVDSGIFYEVAQAGKRGKIKFIPSPEYDTSVDEFVSRGDYVLMNPYLMMKIFLTEDYMEKGRCKFYVSKEKFLPLTFALIVPKNSPLRGPINEGIRAAVEGGLYYYWLENAFTNSKSCKNPPTKITVMSPLSFTNLWGMFVLLVGGYIISIVILCLEISSTKIRCLSKYYTY